Below is a genomic region from Cupriavidus sp. P-10.
TGACATGGTCGACGCCAGTGAGGACGTGCGCGAACTTGCTCTTGAAGAAGGCTGCTAGCTGACTCTGATTGAAACTGGCTAGGCGACGCAAGAAGCGAAACGGCTTGGCGTTCTGCACAAACGTCGCGGCCCAACATACAGCCAAGCCAGCGCCCTTGTCGACGTATGCCGTGAGGTCGGCACCAAAGGTTGGCAGCATCCCCTGAGGCAGCAAGATGACGCCTCCCCTAGCCGGTTGGGAAACGCCCCGTATTGCATTCGCCGTGAAGCCAATGGCTTCGTTTGCCACCCCGCACGAGTCAGCGGGGTAAAGCTTGATCACCGTATCTTCCGGCTCACTTGCCCCAGGCCACAGAACTCGCCCCACGAAGACAGGCTGAGCACCAGTCGCGTGGACAGCATCGTGGTCGTTGATCCAGGCCGAGAATCCGCAATACGCATCGGCGTGCAGAACGCTAATCAAAGCCACTCCTATCAGAACGCATCGGTCCGACAGGCAGCGACCGATCAGATGTTGTGCATTAGGCACTCATTGGGTTTGATGGCATATTGTCGTCGCTTGCCAACGCTGGCGCAAGAAAGGATTGCTGAACGTGTCAAGCAGCACCGAAAGCACCAGGACCCCTCGAGCGCTCGCCTTATATCTAAAACTTGCAGTTAGACAGATTCATCATAACTGGAGTGCGTATGATAGCGGATTGGGCGTATCAGGTCGCGGGCCAAGTACGATAACCCCATCTAAGCCGGTCGCCGGGGCGGAAGTCCCGGCGTACAGGTTTTCCGGAAATTGCCGCCATATTGATAAGAAGTGCTATTTCCTGCAGACCAAGGGCGACCGCCACTACCAGGGCACCACCTTCCGGGCGCCGGCCTCAACGGCCAGCGCGAACTGACCCGCACTTACTTCAGCGTCTTCAACCGGTTGTTCGCCGCACGCGCGCCTTCGGTACCTGGATACGTGGCCACCACCTGTTCCAGCGTTTTGCGCGCAGCCGCCTTCTGGCCGGACTCGAGCTGATTATTGGCCACCGCGATCATGGCGTCCGGCACCTTGGGATGCGTCGGGTTGGCATGGATCATTTTCTGCAGCACCCAGGTGGACCCCTTGTAGTCGCGCTGCGCGTAGAGCGAGTTGCCGAGCCAGTACTGCGCCAGCGGCAGGTACGGGCTCTGCGGATATTTCTTGATAAACGACGAGAGCGAATTCCCGGCGCTCTTGAAGTCGCCCGCCTGGAAATGCTTGAGCGCGGCGTCGTATTCGGGCTTCTCGCCCGGCGGCGACGTGCCCTGGCGGTCTTCGCCCGAAGCGTGCTGCGGCTCGAACTTCTTCAGGCGCGCATCCAGGTCGGCGTAATAGTCCTTCTGCTGCTTCTGCAGCGTCGCCACCGTGTTCTGCAGCACTTCGTTCTGGCCGCGTAGTCGCGCGACTTCCTGGCGTAGGCCTTCGAGCTGGTTCTGCAGGTCGAGTGTGGTGCGGCTGTTCTGCTCAATGCGCTGGGTAGCCGTCGCCTGGAAGCTGTTGAACTGTTCGCGCAGGTTGATGACCGTTTTGCGCGCCTGCTCATCGTCGAATACGCCGGCGTGTGCCTGCGTGGGTGGCAGCATACCGCCGCTCGCCATGGCGGCGAGCCACACCAGGGTAAAAACGCGTACTTTCATGGATGGGCGTCGTTGGTTGTGTCGGTGAGCGCTCGTCAGATCGCCGTTGGTCTGAGGGCCAAATGCATCGGCGGGCCTATCCCGCCCGGAAAAACTCGACGCTCTGCCCCGCATTGACGGCCCGCTTGAGCCACGACGGCATCTCGCCCTGCCCGTCCCAGGTCAGCCCTTCCGCGTTGCGGTAGCAGACCACCGGAGGCGGAGGCGGCGGTGGGGGTGGCTCGGGTGGGGGCGGAGGCGCGAAGCACCCCGCCGCGTCGAGCTCTTCCAAGGTGAGCCCGTAGTCGTCCATCTGCGCCTGGATCCAGCGGATCGCGTCCGCCCGCTCAGTTTTTGCTGTCATCGCTGCCGTCACTGCTGTCGTTGCCTTCGTCCTGGTTGCCAGGCAGCGCCGCCGCCCCCGGCTCGTTGCACAGCTCTTCCCCTTGGTCTTCCTGCGCAGTGGTCGCCGAACTTCCGGCCTGCCGAGTTTGCTAGTCAGAAGGGGGGCGGACCGGCCGCGCCCGCCAACCTGTCGTTCAGTACAAGAGATCGATGAGGAAGCGCTCGGGCTTCTTGCCAATCCACGCGGGAGCCCGACCGCGCCCTGACCAGGTCTGGCCCGTCTTGGGGTTGCGGTACCTCGGGAGCGGCGCGGCCTTCGTCTTGGTCGGGACAGCGCGGGCAGCGGGCTCAACACTGGGCTGGCCCGCAATGTCCTCAATGCTGAGGTCGTACTCCTGCATCCACTGCCGAATCTCCTCCACGACCTTTGGCACTTCCGCGGCTCGCAACTGCTCAAGTTGCGCATTGACAGATGCCAGTTGAGCGAGCAGTGAGGATTGGGACGGGCGTTGGGTTGCGGTAGGCGCCTTTTGCTCCTGTCGCGGCTTCCGGGTTCGCGTCTTCTGAGTCGGCGCTTCCGGGGCAGCCTCCACTCCAGGCAGTGCTCTCTGCTTCGGCCCGCGCTTCCGGGTTGGGGTCTCCGTGACTTCCGGAGCGGCAACTTCAGCTAGGATTTTCGGCTTCCGACCGCGCTTCGGGGCCCGCGTCTCTCCTGGCGTAGCTTCCGCAGCTGGGGCGTAACGCGGTACTACCGGGGCGGCCGTTTCGGTCAGTTCGCCCTGGGCGGCAGCTTCCATCGGTTCGTCCGTGGCCAGGACTTCAACCGCAGCTTCGGCCACGGCTTCAGTGGTCGCTTCCGAGGGCATGGCTTCAATGGGCGCTTCCGGCGCGTCAGATTCAGTCAACGCTTCCGCTGCAGCGGTGGCTTCTATCGATGCTTCCGGTGCCACGTCTTCCGTTGAAGCGTCCGGGGCTGTGTAAGGCCGCCGGCGCCGATATGACACCGTCGCCGTCGGGCCGCTATCCCGGCTTGTGGACCAGAAGTCCAAGCGTCGGGTCTGAGTGTCAACGCTGACACGACCGACGCCTGCACCACTGGCTTCACCACTGACGGGATCCGCGTCGCGCATCGCCTCAGCGATGGGAAGCTCCATCTGACGTCCGTCCGTCGCATTGCTCGCGACAACGGGTTCAACCACTTGCTTCGGGGCCAATTCGTTCTCCTTCATCGAAGTCACTGCAGGTGCAGACGCTTCCTTATCCCATGGACGATGAGACCTTGTCTCTTGCGTGTCGTTCGCTCTCGCCTGCGCCAAGCCTTCCTTACGACTTCTCGCGCCCAATCAACGCCGTACAACGTCGGGACCTTTCTGCCGACTCGTCGTATTCGACGTCTTCGGTCCCGGCGTAATAGAGAGACTGGATGAGCGGATCGCGTCCGCCCGCTCAGTTTTTGCTGTCATCGCTGCCGTCACTGCTGTCGTTGCCATCGTCCTGATTGCCAGGCAGCGCCGCCGCCTCCTGCCCGTTGCCCGGCTCTTTCCCGTGGTCTTCCGGCGCGGTCGCCGGCGGACTGCCGGCCTTGCGCCGCCGCCCACCACCACTCTCCCCCCGCCGCTCGGGCGGCCCCATCCGCAATTCTGCCAGCAGCTGGCGCGCCAGCGCCGCTTCCGCTTCGGCTCGCTCGGCCCGGCGCTGCGCCGCGGCGAGTTCCGCCTGCACGGTGTCCAGGTCGCCCGCCGCCTTGCGCTGCGCCTGCTCGGTGGCCGCGAGCCGCTCGGCCAGCGCCACGGCCTGCGCTTCCAGCTTCGCGCGGCCCTCCGCCTGCGCCACCGCGGCATCGCGCGCCTCGCTGCGTGTCGCCGCCAGTTCGGCGCGCAGGTCGTCGGCCGTGCGCTCGCTCTTCTGACGCGCGGTGCGCTCCTGGTCGAGTTCGCGCAAGCTGCGCCGCTCGCTGGCTTCGGCGCGTTCCTGCGCCAGCGTCACCGCCTCGCGCGCTCGCTCCAGCTCCGCCGAGAATTGGGTACGCAGTTCCGCCAGTTGCCGGCCCGCGGCCTCCAGTTCCGCCCGCCCCGCATCCAGCCGGGCCTGGGTCGCCGCGTGCCCCTGCCGCTCCGCGGCCAGCGTCGCCTGACCCTCCCCGATGGTTTGGCGCGCGGTGTCCAGTTGCGCGACGAGCGCCGCAGCGTCCTCGCGCGCCAGCGCGGTCTCGGCGTGCGCGGCATCGCGCTCGGCCTCAGCAGCGCTGGCGGCGGCGCGCGCCTCCGCGCGCAACGTGGCCAGTTCGGCGGACGCGGCCTCGTTGGCCGACTGCCAGATGGTCTGGACCGCCCCGGCCGCAATGTCCTTCAACGCCTCCGGCAAGTCGGGATGGTCGATGGTGACGCGCGTACGGCCGCGCAGCTCCTGCCAGAACGCCTGCAACACCTCGGCGGGCGTGCCCATGCTGCCCTTGCGCACCAGGCTGTAGAGCTTGTTGGCGGTGGGCGTGACGCCGTAACGGAAGAACAGCAGGCCGCAGACCTCGCGGTAGAGCGCGCGGGTCTCGGGGAAGGCCCCTAACAAAGATACGCCCAAACCGCTATCATAAGCCTTATGGTTATATAGATGGCGGCGCTAATAACTTGCAGAAATAAGCACGGAACTGTCACCTGCCCCAGCTAGGCTGGCCGGCCTTTCAGCGATTGTCGAGATCCTGTATGGCCACCGTCGAGCGTACCGCCTACCCGCGTTTCCCAAAGGTCTTTTCCCTCAAGGAACTGCGGGCCTGCTACACACCAAGCGCGGAAGAACTGGACTGGGCGACGCGGTCCACACGCGGGCAAGAATCGCGACTTGGTCTGCTGGTGCTCCTGAAGGTCTTTCAGCAGCTACACCACTTCCCGAGCCTTGATACGATTCCTGCCAGCGTGCCGGAACTGGTGCGCATCAGCGCCGGCCTGAACCCAGGTACGAAGTTTGGCTACGACCGAAAGGTGTCGCCGACCTTGTTCCGGCACTACACGGCCGTGCGAGAGTTCCTTGGCATCCAGGCCTACCTCGGCACCGATGCCAACGAGGTCACTATCCGTGCTGCGCGCGACGCCGCCGAAACGATGGACCAGCCGGTTGACATCATCAACGCGACGATCGATGCCCTGGTCCTGCGTCAGATCGAACTGCCATCCTTCTCCACGTTAGATGCCATCGTCGAGCAGGTCCACGCTCGCACGCAAACCGCCCTGTTTCGCCGGATCAGACGACGCCTGTCCGAGGACGAGCAGCACCGGCTTGACCGGTTGCTGACCCGAGACCTAGCAAGCCGTCAGACTGCCTATCACAACATCAAGCGCCACGCGCTGCGTCCCTCGCGCAAGCACCTGACTCTGCTGATCGAGCATCTGACCTGGCTGGACACCATTGGAGACTTTTCCAAGACCGTGGCAGGCGTGCCGGCTTCCAAGCTGCGGTCCTTGGCGAGCCAGGCCATGAGCCTGGACGCGGCCAATCTCAAGGAGATCTTGCCGGAGAAGCGCTATGCGCTGATGGTGGCGCTCCTCAATCAAATGCGGGTACGGGTGCGGGACGATCTCGTCGAAATGTTTATCCGGCGCATGAGCGCCATCCACAAGCGGGCACGGGAAGAGTTGGAGCAAATCCAGTCCCGCCGGCGCGCGCAAATGGAGAAGCTCGTCGCGCTGCTCGACGGCGTGGTCGAGATCGTCGCCGAGGGCGAGGACGATGCTCAGATCGGCGTAGAGGTAAGGCGCCTTCTTGCCCCCTCAGGCGATTTGGAGTCTTTACGCGAGAGCTGCGCCGAGGTCCGCGCCTTCAGCGGGAACAACTACTTGCCCCTTTTGTGGCGGCATTTTCGCCCGCACCGCTCGGTAATGTTGCGCCTGGCCGAGGTGCTGAAGTGGCAGTCAACCAGCCAGTCGTGCACCCTGCTGGCCGCACTGGCAGTCGTGTTGAAGAATGCGGCCCTGCACCGCGAATGGTTTGCCGCCGACGTCGATCTGAGCTTCGCCTCGGAGCGCTGGCGCAAGCTCGTACATCGCTCTGACAATCTTGGGCCCGGCATTAATCGGCGCTATCTGGAGCTCTGCGTGCTTTCGCATATGGTCGCCGAACTGCGCTCTGGCGACCTCTGCGTCGACGGCTCAGACGCGTTTGCCGACTACCGGCTGCATCTGTTGCCCTGGCGTGAATGCGAGCGCCGTATCCCTGACTACTGTGCCAAGCTGGAGATGCCGACCAACGCGCAGGATTTCGTTGCACACCTACGTCAGTGGTTGGCCGCGACGGCACAGAACCTGGACGATGGTTTTCCGGATAAGCGTCAGCACGTCACCATTGGCCGCAACGGCGAGCCGGTACTCCGCCGGACCGTCGCCAAGGAAATCCCCGCCAGCGCGCTTGAGCTTCAGCAGACGCTGATCCGCCACATGCCGAACCGCAACCTGCTGGACGTGCTGGCCAACATCGAGCATTGGACCCACTTCACGCGCCACTTCGGCCCACTTTCAGGCAGCGATCCCAAGATCCGCCACGCCGCCGAGCGCTACTTGCTGACGATCTTCGCCATGGGCTGCAATCTCGGACCCACGCAAGCAGCTCGCCACATGGGCGAACGGGTGACGCCGCACATGATGTCGTTCGTAAATCGGCGGCATATGAGTCTCGAACGGCTTGAAACCGCGCAGCGCGAACTGATCGAGTTGTATCTCCAGCTCGACCTGCCCAAGCATTGGGGGGACGGTAAGACCGTGGCGGCTGACGGCACGCAATACGACTTCTACGACAATAACCTGCTCACGGGCTATCACTTCCGCTACCGCAAGAAGGGCGCGGTCGCCTACCGGCATGTTGCAGACAACTACATCGCCGTATTCCGACACTTCATCCCGCCCGGCGTGTGGGAGGCTGTCTACGTCATCGAGGGCTTGCTCAAGGCAGGCTTGAGCGTGGAGGCAGATACGGTGCATGCCGACACCCAGGGCCAGTCAGCTGCCGTTTTTGCCTTTACCTACCTGCTTGGCATCAACCTGATGCCGCGGATTCGTAACTGGCAGGATCTGAAACTTTACCGAGCCGATCCCACCTCCAAGTATCGTCACATTGACCGCCTTTTTTCGGGCGCGGTGGATTGGGATCTGATCGCCCTTCACTGGCAGGATCTGATGCAGGTCGCGTTGTCGATCCAGGCCGGAACCATATCCTCTCCCCTACTGCTGCGTCGCTTGGGATCGGATAGTCGCAAGAATCGCCTCCTGCTGGCCGCCCAGGAACTGGGTAAGGTTGTTCGCACCGTGTTTCTGCTGGAGTGGATCGGTAGCCGCGAACTGCGCCAGGAAATCACGGCGACGACCAACAAGATCGAGTCCTACAATGGCTTTGCCAAGTGGTTTTCGTTCGGCGGCGATGTGCTGCCAGTGAACGATCCCGACGAGCAGCAAAAGCGATTGCGCTACAACGATCTGATCGCCTCCGCAGTGATCCTTCAGAACACCGCCGACATGATGCAGGCGCTTCGTGCCATGGAGAAGGACGGTATCAAGGTCGACGTAGACGACATCGGCTTCCTCAGCCCATATCTCACCAGCAACATCAAGCGCTTTGGCGACTACAAGCTAAACCTTGAGCGGACTCCGGAGGCCTGGATCCACGACAGTCTTTTCGCTGCCCCCGCATTCTCCATTCGGAAGCCACGCCATGCCTAACACCCAGACCCCTTATGGCCCGGTTGACACCGATGCCTTGCATCGCCTGCAGGACAGTTTCGACACCCGCGAGATCCTGCGCATTGTGGACCTCGTCGATACGATACGAACCCGAGTCAGTGAGCCAGCAGGTATTCGCGACGACTTACTCCAGTTACATGGCATGGCCCATTCGGTTCTCAATGGTGCCGGTCTCGTCTCGGGAGCAACGAATCCAGCCTTGGTCGAGCAGGCCGAGACCATTGTGGAGGAACTAGAAGACTTGATACGGGTGCTCCAACGCGCTGTGCACGCGCTGCGCCCACTAGAACTTCTCCGACCTTCCAGCGACGCGTGACAGGCTTGCCGCGCCTCGAGCGCTCGCCTTATATCCAGAATTTGCAGTTAGAAAAATTCATCATAACTGGAAGGCTTATGATAGTGGATTGGGCGTATCTTGGTCGCAGGCCGACTTGGCGGTTCAGATTTTTGAAACACCTTCGACCATCGCGGCCGCAAGCGTCCGGCGCCCTATGCGGCGTGCCGTTCTCCGTCGAGTGGTTCTGTGGGCAAGGTCAGGTGCAATCATGGTAGAGCTAGGCGATGGTAGTTGGGGGCGCGGCACTGTGCAATGGGACACCTGCACGATGACCGCCGGTGTGGAAGGACTGCCGCGGGACAATTTGCCCAAAGTGGTGTTCGTGGAGTGCGCCGATCTATAGGGATCGATGACTTGCGCCGGCACTCTCTGGCTACAGAATGAACGTGGGAGGCTGGTCTGTAGCCGAGCGCAGGCGGTCGCAGACCGCAGACACGCCTGTAGCATGCTTCTCGGCGGAACGAATCACGCGCGGTCGGAATATTTATAAGCTTTTGACCGATAAGCCCTTTCCTGTGCATACACCCCCAGAAGATGCATGGAAAGTACGATGACCCGCTATCCGCTGACTACTAAGATCCTCATTTTTACGGGTCGTTAAGATCATGAAAGTCGTAATTGAACGTTTTAAGAATCTACAGTCCATTAATCTTGATATTGACGGTTTGACCCTCCTCGTTGGCGGGAACAACGCCGGAAAAAGCTCCGTTCTCCAAGCGATTCAATTTGGCACCTCAGTGGCCCAAACATCGTCCATGCAAGGCGGTGCCTGGGCTGATGATCGTCTAGCGACCTCCATTGGCCAAACAGACCTCGTCTATTCACCAATCAAGGATGTCCTGTCACTTGGACCAAATGGTAGACTGAGGGAGCCAGAGAACGAGGCGATTAGTATCACATATTTGAATGAAGAGCATGAAACCAAGGTTTCTGTCCGAAAGGGTAGAAATAAAAATGTTCGGTTTGAATTGGTCGGGCAATTATTGGGCGAACAGTTGCAATCGATAACCCGACCCTACAGCGCCCTCGTCACAGGACTCGCCGGCATTCCGTCCGAAGAGGAATATGAAACGAATCTTGTCGTTAGAAAGGCGGCAGCAAGGGGCGACTCGAATAGTGTATTCAGAAATATTCTTCTGCAGCTTAAATCCGATGGGGCAAAGTGGCAACGCTTCCGGCAGCAGATCACTCGTATTTTTCCCGACTACAATCTGGATGTTACGTTCAGTCCTGATAACGATGAAACAATACGCTGCGTAGTCGAGCGAGATGGGGTTGTTTACCCCATAGATTCCTGCGGAACAGGAGTTCTGCAGGCTATCCAAATTTTCTCCTACATCAATCTTTTCGAGCCAAAAATTCTCCTATTGGATGAGCCTGATAGCCACCTTCACCCCAATAATCAAAAACAATTGGCTGATGAGTTAATCAGTGCGGCGAGAGGTGGTTTAAACATTGTTGTGTCCACGCACAGCCGCCATCTCGTGGAGGCATTGTGGGAAGAATCCCGGCTTGTATGGCTTAAGAACGGATCAGTCCAACCCAATATTCAAGACTATGAGGTAAAGGCGCTACTTGAAATCGGCGCTCTCAATGTTGGCGAGCGTCTTGGGAATCCTCGCTATATATTTCTGACGGAAGATGAGGATCATCAGCTGATCGAGATATTGCTCGAATCTAACGGGTTCGATTTGGAGGAGTGCGATATTGTCTCGTATTTGGGATGTACCAACGTGGGGACAGCTTTTGCACTAATTGCACACTTGAGGAGAACTCATCCAAATGCTAGTTACGTGATCCACCGCGATCGCGACTTCTTAGACGAACAGGCGATTGCCGCTTATGCCGCCAAATTTGCTCCGCTTAACGTGCAAGTTTTCATTCCAGAGGGAAATGACCTGGAATCCTATTTCTCGCGTGCACAACACGTTGCGGAAACGTGCGGGGTAGTACCGGAGATTGCAACTCGCATTCTAGAAGAAGCTTTCGCTGCACGGCGTGATGATTTGGTCAGAAAATATGTGAATACGTGCGTGCAAAATCAAATCAAGAAAGGAGAAAAGCCGGATTCAGGAGCCATCGCAGTTCACTGCTATGGGACGATGACTTATCCCACCTCTCCCCTTGTGCACGGGAAGATTCTAATGAAGGGTCTTCGCGCCGCCTTACAGGCTAATGGAATTCCTGATCGGATTGTTTCTGTCTCTCAGCATCTCGCCACTGAGCCATTAGCCAGGTTTCTCGCGCCGCCCGCCGCTGCCATGCAACCGCTGGGCCCTGCTGTCCAACCGCCGGGCCATGCCGCGCAGCCCTAGCCACGCGGAAAGCTTGGCGGCATGGCCGTCGAGCTTGCTCGGGCTCTGCCGGCCGGATAGACGGGTGCAGGTAGCGCCTGACCGTATTCCTGGAGATGCCCGGGCGTCTGGCGATCTCGCGCAGCGGGATCTGGTCGCGAAGATGCCAGCGTCGAATGATGCTCAGTATGGCCACGTCGGCCACTCCGAACTCCCGCTCGTTCCCGAGCGGGACAGTGTTCTATACGTGGGTCAACATTCGATGCAAAAACCAGCCTTGGGTGGGTCAGGATTCGGTGCAAATCAACATGCAAAGGCGCCGGAAGAAAGCCGCTCGGACACTTCATAATGTCCCGCCGGTACCGGGTCAGTACTTGCGCCGTTGTCTGCCTCCCCGCCAAAGGCACCAATCAGTCCGTCAACCTGGCCGTTCTCTTTCAGCCCCCAGGCCTCCAATTGCCAGACCGTTGGGGAATCTGTCTCCCGGACACTGTTGTAAACAAAGAACCATTCGCTTGCCGGAATAATCTGCGTGTACATCGTGATGCATCCTGGATGCCAGTTGTAGTCGAAACCATTCTGTCGGCTTGCCACGCTGAAATCTTGAGGGACTGGGAAAGCCACACGTCGTCTTTCCTTCCCCGGCGTTTGCGCGTTCCATCAACTGCGCAGGTTTCCCTCAGCCCACCGAAAATTCGCCGGCGAACGGTTCCGGATAGTTCGCGTCCGGGCGCAATGCCGCGAACTCCGGCAACTCCGCAAACCGCGTGACTTGCACGTCGACCTTACGACGCCATGCCCCCAGCGAGATCCCTGCGCGAGCCATCACCACTGCATGGGCGGGGTGCCCCACCCGGCTTCGAACTGAGCCGCAGCCTGTCGGATGAGCGACATAAAGCGGGCTGCGGCCCGCTTGATCATAGCTGGGTGGCTTGGGTGGACGCCATCACGGGTGGTGGGATGCGCAAGTACTTGTCGCGCGGGATGTTGGTCAGCAGATGCAACGCCGCCTCTTGGGTGACGCCCAGTGCCAACGATGCGCAGTCACGCAATTCAAGAAGAACCGATGTTGACTCGGTTTCGGTTAGAAAGATGTCGTACGCAGTTCGGCTCAAGAGGCTGAATGGCACGCCTTCTTCCCCGGAGCAGGCGAAGTTGTAGCCGACGATGATGGGGATAAAATCTCGCCGGACCGACAGCAAGTCATACAGCTGCTCGTCCGCGATGTACTCCTTGTCCAGCAGCAGGTAGGACCTCAGGCCTGCATCGGCCAGCCTCTGTGCCCGTTCGATGAGACGCGGTACCCAATCATGCCGCTTCTTGTCGAAGGGGTCTATCCCGAGTGCGAAGTGTCTCATCCCGTTGAACGCCCTTTTCGAGAAGTTAGACGAGCGGCCGATGTACCACCCGTCCGGCTCGGGCTCTGGGGCCAAGTTCACGCCAGTGATGACGGCGCTCGGTATCGTCCTCAGCAGATGCTCGAGCAGGTCCCTGCGGCTCATGACAAATCCACCATCACGACATACGTCGGATTGGTCGGCCCAATCACCGCTGTCGTCTTCGGCGCCAGCCTTCGGTGCCGTAACGAGCTCCAGCACCCGCGCACCTCTCGCGGCATTTGCAGAGACCTGCAGCAAAGCGGCCCGTGCCTGGTTGTAATCGGAAAACCCGTACGACCTCGCCGCGGCTTCCAGTGCCTGCGCATAAGTCAGTTGCAAACTAAAGGCTTTGCCGAGATAGGTCTGCAGGCTTTTGGCTTGGGCGCCGAGAATCTTGAGGTGCGACTCGCCATTCGTGGCAGTACGCTTCAGGTTGGCCGGGACGGCCGAAAAGAATGCGCCGACGTTAAAGTCAGCGGGAAATGCGCTCTCGGAAGACATCTGTGCCCTCTATCGAGACTCGTCACCTAAGGAGGCTATAAGCTGCTCACGTTGCCTGCCGAGTCCCGAAAAAGGGATTCAACATGTTCAGAACATCAACCAGGAGGTTGCCGGACTTTACCTTATCGCTTTCGCGATGCGAGCTGGCAGGCGCCGGAGCCTGCCAGATGTATACCATGGATAGCCGGCGGCTAGCAAGTTAGGCTGCCGTCCCGCTTTCGGGTGAAGGCAAGCCGCCTGGGGGACAACTTCTTTCGCTATCGAGACGCAGCAATGGCTTGGAATCAAAGTTTTGTGAGCGTGCTGCCTGGCAAGCCTTCGACGCTGCTCACTGCCACGCGGAACGCATCGCGATTAATGGGAACTTTACGTTCGCTATCCCGTTGGGCGCCTGTGCTGGAACGGCCTTACCCAACAGTCCATGCCGGCTCTGCTATTGCGGTCTGTCGAGCATGGGCGCGCGGACAGCCCGCCTATGAGGCCCGCATGCATCTCGGACGGTTGTTTCGTACGATCTTCCTGATCGACTATTTCACGAATACCGCATTTCGCCAGGAGATGCAGCACGGGCTGAACCGCGCTGAAGCGGAGCACATTCTCCAGCGGGCGATCCATTCCGGCAGCGGCATAAATCCGCGGCTGGCTAGAGCTTGGCGTCGGTCCGTCCGTCGGCAGGCATTAAGCTTCTTGGAGGCTTACCATCCCCTCCCCCGCCGCCATCCCGTGTCGCGATTGGTACATCAGCGGATACGGGGAATAGCCCAGTCAGCAAATTATTGATTTTACGGGAATTTCTTGTGAGCGCCGCCCGGAAACCCGCATGAATGCTTTCGAGCTATCGGGGTTGCATCGAAATCAAAGGGGTACCTTAGACGGCCCATTTCCACGTCGATGTGTACGTCATGATTCCCATGTCCGTCCAATACTCTGGAACCCACATTTCTACGCCATTCGAATATTTCGACTCGTCAGCCAACATGTTGTATACATCCACGGTAATGCGACTTGGTTTGCCGGCAAGATTTGTGAGTTTCGCGGCGTAGTTCGCGGCCCGCCCAATCCAAACGAGGTCATTGTCTCCACGCACGCCGATTCTCGCGGTTCTCAGCTGACTTGTGTCTATGCCTACTACGTGCTTTAAGACAAAATCGGTTTTCCACTTCTTCGCAATTGCCGGCTGGATGATGTCCAAGACGGCGGAATTAATTTTAAGTGCGCATCGTGCTGCGGACGTATTCTTCGAGTCACCGGTGAAGACGGCCATGACGCGGTCTCCGTCATAGGCAGTAATCACCCCTCCTTCATTTCTAATAATGTCAGAAGCACACTTCAAAAATGTCTTGTAAATCTGTGCGCTGAACTCCCATTTCATGATATTAACCATGTCGGTAGACCCGTCTAGGTCCGCATAAAGGACCGTTGCCGCGTTAAGGTCTTTTGCGTGGTTGGAATTAAGACGTAAATCGACAGGATCCGGAACGCCAGTAGTTTCTTGAACTTCCCATTCAGTGGTGAACGTTTCGATAACCCATTTCTTCAGATCATCGGCTAAAGCCATGGATATATCCTAGTTGTTTGCACCTAGCATTGGCCTCGCTTTGATTCGAAATCGACCTTCAGGGTCATTTAAGAGAT
It encodes:
- a CDS encoding H-NS histone family protein; translated protein: MTAKTERADAIRWIQAQMDDYGLTLEELDAAGCFAPPPPPEPPPPPPPPPVVCYRNAEGLTWDGQGEMPSWLKRAVNAGQSVEFFRAG
- a CDS encoding Tn3 family transposase; the encoded protein is MATVERTAYPRFPKVFSLKELRACYTPSAEELDWATRSTRGQESRLGLLVLLKVFQQLHHFPSLDTIPASVPELVRISAGLNPGTKFGYDRKVSPTLFRHYTAVREFLGIQAYLGTDANEVTIRAARDAAETMDQPVDIINATIDALVLRQIELPSFSTLDAIVEQVHARTQTALFRRIRRRLSEDEQHRLDRLLTRDLASRQTAYHNIKRHALRPSRKHLTLLIEHLTWLDTIGDFSKTVAGVPASKLRSLASQAMSLDAANLKEILPEKRYALMVALLNQMRVRVRDDLVEMFIRRMSAIHKRAREELEQIQSRRRAQMEKLVALLDGVVEIVAEGEDDAQIGVEVRRLLAPSGDLESLRESCAEVRAFSGNNYLPLLWRHFRPHRSVMLRLAEVLKWQSTSQSCTLLAALAVVLKNAALHREWFAADVDLSFASERWRKLVHRSDNLGPGINRRYLELCVLSHMVAELRSGDLCVDGSDAFADYRLHLLPWRECERRIPDYCAKLEMPTNAQDFVAHLRQWLAATAQNLDDGFPDKRQHVTIGRNGEPVLRRTVAKEIPASALELQQTLIRHMPNRNLLDVLANIEHWTHFTRHFGPLSGSDPKIRHAAERYLLTIFAMGCNLGPTQAARHMGERVTPHMMSFVNRRHMSLERLETAQRELIELYLQLDLPKHWGDGKTVAADGTQYDFYDNNLLTGYHFRYRKKGAVAYRHVADNYIAVFRHFIPPGVWEAVYVIEGLLKAGLSVEADTVHADTQGQSAAVFAFTYLLGINLMPRIRNWQDLKLYRADPTSKYRHIDRLFSGAVDWDLIALHWQDLMQVALSIQAGTISSPLLLRRLGSDSRKNRLLLAAQELGKVVRTVFLLEWIGSRELRQEITATTNKIESYNGFAKWFSFGGDVLPVNDPDEQQKRLRYNDLIASAVILQNTADMMQALRAMEKDGIKVDVDDIGFLSPYLTSNIKRFGDYKLNLERTPEAWIHDSLFAAPAFSIRKPRHA
- the ybgF gene encoding tol-pal system protein YbgF; the encoded protein is MKVRVFTLVWLAAMASGGMLPPTQAHAGVFDDEQARKTVINLREQFNSFQATATQRIEQNSRTTLDLQNQLEGLRQEVARLRGQNEVLQNTVATLQKQQKDYYADLDARLKKFEPQHASGEDRQGTSPPGEKPEYDAALKHFQAGDFKSAGNSLSSFIKKYPQSPYLPLAQYWLGNSLYAQRDYKGSTWVLQKMIHANPTHPKVPDAMIAVANNQLESGQKAAARKTLEQVVATYPGTEGARAANNRLKTLK
- a CDS encoding DNA-binding protein, which produces MGVSLLGAFPETRALYREVCGLLFFRYGVTPTANKLYSLVRKGSMGTPAEVLQAFWQELRGRTRVTIDHPDLPEALKDIAAGAVQTIWQSANEAASAELATLRAEARAAASAAEAERDAAHAETALAREDAAALVAQLDTARQTIGEGQATLAAERQGHAATQARLDAGRAELEAAGRQLAELRTQFSAELERAREAVTLAQERAEASERRSLRELDQERTARQKSERTADDLRAELAATRSEARDAAVAQAEGRAKLEAQAVALAERLAATEQAQRKAAGDLDTVQAELAAAQRRAERAEAEAALARQLLAELRMGPPERRGESGGGRRRKAGSPPATAPEDHGKEPGNGQEAAALPGNQDDGNDSSDGSDDSKN
- a CDS encoding H-NS histone family protein; protein product: MKENELAPKQVVEPVVASNATDGRQMELPIAEAMRDADPVSGEASGAGVGRVSVDTQTRRLDFWSTSRDSGPTATVSYRRRRPYTAPDASTEDVAPEASIEATAAAEALTESDAPEAPIEAMPSEATTEAVAEAAVEVLATDEPMEAAAQGELTETAAPVVPRYAPAAEATPGETRAPKRGRKPKILAEVAAPEVTETPTRKRGPKQRALPGVEAAPEAPTQKTRTRKPRQEQKAPTATQRPSQSSLLAQLASVNAQLEQLRAAEVPKVVEEIRQWMQEYDLSIEDIAGQPSVEPAARAVPTKTKAAPLPRYRNPKTGQTWSGRGRAPAWIGKKPERFLIDLLY